The Pelobates fuscus isolate aPelFus1 chromosome 2, aPelFus1.pri, whole genome shotgun sequence genome has a segment encoding these proteins:
- the CCR6 gene encoding C-C chemokine receptor type 6, translating into METSTPVDDYESYPTVYDIMEESKVCTMVDFGNLKKKLVPVVFSLIFAFGLLGNLLVIVTFNYYKRAKSMTDVYLLNMAIADILLVLTLPFWAVYYHEEHWIFKDFMCKLVRAIYAINFNCSMLLLACVGIDRYVAIVQVTKSFKFRTTAMAYKKLICLFVWVISACLSIITYYFNECYKINGDQWVCEQNYRNIKMPLNLKFTVIIVQVTIGFFIPFLVMLFCYTFIIKTLLQAQNSQRHKAIRVIVAVVAVFLICQSPYNMLLLKKATNLLNQETDCDDHRKTKYGLFVTEVLAFCHCCLNPVIYAFVGVKFRNYFVKIMQDLWCTGKRYIIGNRSSRMSSDAYTSRRTSEVYATEGGSSFTM; encoded by the coding sequence ATGGAAACCAGCACCCCGGTGGATGACTACGAATCATATCCAACCGTATATGACATTATGGAAGAAAGCAAAGTATGCACAATGGTCGATTTTGGAAACCTTAAGAAAAAATTGGTACCAGTGGTATTTTCACTGATATTTGCTTTCGGGCTTTTAGGTAATTTGTTGGTAATTGTGACCTTCAATTACTATAAGAGAGCAAAGTCAATGACAGACGTTTACCTCCTTAATATGGCAATAGCGGATATATTACTTGTTCTCACACTTCCATTCTGGGCTGTGTATTACCATGAAGAACATTGGATTTTCAAGGATTTCATGTGTAAATTGGTCAGAGCTATATATGCAATAAACTTTAATTGCAGTATGCTATTACTAGCATGTGTAGGGATTGACCGCTACGTTGCAATTGTGCAGGTCACAAAGTCTTTCAAATTCAGAACTACTGCTATGGCATACAAAAAACTGATCTGCTTATTTGTGTGGGTCATTTCTGCCTGCTTGTCCATCATTACCTACTACTTCAATGAATGTTATAAAATTAATGGTGATCAGTGGGTTTGTGAACAAAATTATCGTAACATCAAAATGCCATTAAACTTGAAGTTCACAGTTATAATTGTCCAGGTAACAATCGGCTTCTTCATTCCTTTTCTTGTTATGTTATTTTGTTACACATTTATTATTAAAACATTGCTTCAAGCACAGAATTCTCAGAGACACAAAGCAATACGAGTAATTGTCGCTGTAGTGGCTGTATTTCTGATTTGTCAGTCACCATACAATATGCTTCTTCTGAAGAAAGCCACAAATTTGTTAAATCAAGAAACGGACTGTGATGATCATCGGAAAACAAAATATGGCCTCTTTGTTACAGAGGTACTGGCCTTTTGCCATTGTTGCCTAAATCCAGTTATTTATGCTTTTGTTGGAGTGAAATTTAGAAATTACTTTGTGAAAATAATGCAAGACCTATGGTGCACTGGCAAACGATATATCATTGGAAATCGTAGTTCAAGAATGTCATCTGATGCATACACTTCTAGAAGAACAAGTGAAGTATATGCTACTGAGGGTGGTTCATCATTTACCATgtaa